A window of Numenius arquata chromosome 10, bNumArq3.hap1.1, whole genome shotgun sequence genomic DNA:
GTATACTGTTTAAAAGAAGGACTTTTGTAAAGCATGtacagtttgcaaaaaaaaaagtttccggTGTTACGGTTATGTGAGGTATTGGTTTACTACGCTTGCTAGTACATCTAGTGTGGATTGTAATTTCCGTGGATTACAAAAGGGGTTTTTAGATAGCAGTGTTCAGCAGAACAGATTGTAAGTGTCCTGTAATAGCATTGAATTGACAAATAGAATATACGTAGATTGACTAGATAGTGTTGTGGCTATAACTCGTTACGGAAAAGCGTAGTCTTAAAGAGAGTTGCACAACTCAAGATATTTGGTCTCAACTGCTCTTACTTCAGTTATAACAATATTTTATGATTGATATTTGAGCAGTAATTTGGTACATGGCACACAGGGCATCTACAAATCGGACAGTAGAAACTGATAGCAAATCATGTGGTGTTGCCTATGAGCTTTGGAAGTcccttttttaaactaatttggATCTCTGCCAAGGAGCTCTTAAAGGAGCAAGCATTAAGGGCAGATGAATAAAAGGAAAGGACACAATGTctagtttttctcctgttttataGTGAGTTGGATATTGAAATGGTATACTAAAGCAGCTGACAGGTGAACTCCTGTTGGAGAACCTGTTAACTGGTTTTCTGTTGGAATTCCTGTTACTATAATGAAGGTCAGTAAACCTGGCATGTTACTAGCTGGTCTCTTTATTTCTTACTCTGTTTTATGAAGTTATATTGTGTTAGTAAGCTGAATCTAGAGTTTTTCAGATTTAACTCATTGAGAACTGGTAACGCAGTGACTTGAAGTGGAACTTTAGGAATCCTGACATGGATCAGCTATTGTAGATACAACAAAACTCATGTGAGGATGTTGTTAACTATCCAAGAAAAACTATTTATGAGAgtgtggattttggtttttttatacagCTGATCGCCTGGGGAAATTTGTTGTTGCTGGTGGGGCTGCAGTTGGCCTGGGGGCCCTCTGTTACTATGGAATGGGCATGTCCAGTGAGATTGGAGCTATTGAAAAAGCTGCGTAAGTAAGATAATACTGGTAACTGCTTACTGTTTTAAGTAAAGAGTACGTTGAACAACTCTCTTTCCTCTTTATGTCTGTCTCCTCTTCAGTTGGTATCCCACAGTGTATACACGgcttatgttttttttaaactctgaataTCTCTGTGCAGGATTTTAAAGcacataactgaaagaaaaatttaaattaccCAAGCTTAAATGCATATTTACGTGAGTTCCTTTGTTTTGCCACATTTGGAATTTATTTGTGAAGTGTATATAAATATGTCTTATGAGGTGTGCCACCAAAAATTTATGAAAGGTAGCCTTCTGTAAAAAGTAGTTGAGACGGCTTTACCTGATGTTCCTGTGAGACTGTTCATTAAACTTTAATACAGCATGTTGGAAAGAGAGTCGTCTTTGAACACACTACTTAATCTCGGTGTAAGACCTGTTCTGATTGATATGTTTTGCTTAAAACTTTGGTATATTGCTTTTGGGGCAACAAAAACCTGAATGCGATGGCAAAACCATATAGTTACTTAGAATTAAAAGATGGATAAGCATGGTCTTAGGAGAAATGAGTGCTGGAGACATTTTGCTTTACTTACTCTGcatttatattttgaatattttcagtattttatattgAAAGCTTGCTAGTTGTATCTATGAGAAGCTTTTCATTGATACAgctatctgtaatttttttctccagaagccTTGAAGTAATGCGTCAAAAGAGTAAAATGGGAGAAAACATGTGCAGTATGTTTAGGTTTGATGTTAGCAGGGAAAGCTTCCTGCCCGTAGTATGACTAAATCATCGTGCAGAACTCTCATTCACATCTACCTCTGTTAGTATTGTTAGAGGTCTCAAAATGACGTATGTGTTTTGTGATGTCAGGTAATCATGTGCACTGTGACTCAGCAGTTTGTGAGCTGCTCAGCTGGCTACTCAGTGCCCAGTACAGATTCTGTAGACGTTTTTTCCTTAAACCAGCTTATTATATATACACCATTCTCTGTTTTTCCATAGTTAAAAAGCATTTGTTATTCTGTTTCTGATGTATGCTTCCTCCTTAGAATTGAACTGTCATTAGCATTATTTGTAATTTGCAGTGTTTCTCGAGTTAATGTTATGTTAGACCAGCAAGATTTAAAAGTTCGACCCCTGTTGTAAGGCAAACTTATGGCAAAAGTTTCTAGACCACACCATTGTTATGAAACCTCCCTTCTATCTATAGCTATGAATATATTTAAGAGCTTGATTGTGTTTATAGTTGGTCTTCATTCTGATACTGGTAATTACACAGCTATGTAtgactttatttttcagtatttggcCACAGTATGTGAAAGACAGAATTCACACTACTTACATGTACTTTGCGGGAAGCATTGGCTTGACAGCACTGTCTGCTGTAGCTGTAAGCAGAACTCCGGCACTCATGAGCCTTATGACAAGAGGCTCCTGGCTGGTAAGCtgaagttataaaaataaaaatgtttactgcGAAAAGATCCCAAATGTGATGGTTGATATAAAAAATGTGAATGTAAAGTACTTGGTGAAAAGCAAGGCAAAACTTCACTTACACTAGTGTCCTTATCCATAAAGACTACTGAAGTATCCTAATGATATTTTGTGGTTTAAGATTTGGTGATTCTAATTACATGATGACATGCACCTACTATACTTCTTTGATAGTTTGTCGAAGACAAACTACATGAGCAAAAAAAATACTATGCTGTCCCTGCTATATGCAGGTAAGAACCTGTTACAAATAGCTACCTGAGGCTATTGACACTATTTCTGTCACTTTCTAAAAATGGGAACTGAGGTACCTATGCATTCTTAGTCCTCCCTGGGCTCTTCTGTGTAGCTCTTTGAAAGCTCTCTCTTGTTTGCCAAGGCTGAAATGATACTGGTAGGCAAATCATCCCGGCAAACTGCTAACCAAATGTATCTGCTTAGTAGATATTTAGCATGTTAAATGCCAACACCTATATAATTTTACAGAGACTAATTTAATAATGCATTCTTGGTGACAAGCCAAAGTTGTACATTTCTGATCAGTTTGCTAGCTGCTGGGTGATTCTGCTCAGAATCCATCAGTAAGAGGAGGCAATGAGGTTTAAAAATGATTGGTAGTAAAAGCATGTGAATTGAGTGTTGGCTTTGGGTGGAGAAACTACAAGGAGAAGGTAAGCTAACATTTCCAGTACCTTAATGAGGATTAGAGTAAGGGGCGGAACCAcgtgtttttcttctcttacctTGCACAACATCTTGCGACTAAACTTGGATTCCTAGAAGACTGAGTAAAAGTAAAGTGGGAATTACTGCAAGCTAGGATCTGCAAAGATTTGACTCTGACTTTACAGGAGCAAAATTGATAAATGCTCCAGTTATGAACTAGGTTGCTCTTTTCAGAATTATACTCTTGACTTTTAGAGTATGCAGTCAGAACAGAGACAGTATGTCCTAATGCTAATGAGCCCTGGAATGCTGTTTTTACAGGCAATAGGTGCAACTTTTGCAGCTATGATTGGTGCCGGAATGTTGGTCAGGTCTATATCCTATGAAGATAGTCCAGCAGCTAAACATTTGGCTTGGATGATGCATTCAGGTATGTGATTTTAGTGTTCTTTGTAAAGGCGTTTGTGCTTCAGTGTGACTAGATTGTTTAACAAAACTTTGACTTTGAGGTAAATTTTTATATACTGCTGTAGGATAGTTAAGGTTTTTCAGAGACCAGTGAGAACTCCTGAATGTCAGGAAGGTTTCTTAAGTGTCCTTAACACTACTCTAATATTTTTCATGATCTTCTAAAAGTCATGCTCAAGTTAAACTTGAGATGTGTATATGCCACATTGGATAGAACTAGTAGGTTTCATAGCAGCTTTGGTTTCGTGACTTTTTGGCGCTATAATTTCTGTAAGCACCATTGCTTACACCTACTGTTCTTCAGCAGTACAGGATAGGAGAGTATTTGAAAACTTGACtataaaaatgagattttagtATTAAACTGCAGCTTCTTAGATGCATGTTCCCATCAGGTACATAAGCTGTGAGTACAGATCAGTTCCTCGCTAGTGACTTCAAGTAACAATGGCCATcacttttcaaaactgttttgccAGAAATAATTTGTGGTTCAGGAAAGAAACTGGAATAATATTTGCCTCTTATTTCTACCAAGAAGAAATCGTGTTTATTTTAGCGATTGTTATTAAGTTAAACAATCTACTGTGATATTAATGGACCTAGATAGAGGTTTCATGCAAGATTCTAGCAAAAAGTCTTACTTGTCTAATTATTGTAGCAGAACTCTCTCCTGCTTTTCAGTCTTGAGTGCTTCTATGGCTATTAAGTAGTTGATTAGTCCGTGCTAAGTATCTCTTAACAGCTCTGTTTTGAATAGATCAGTATGTTAACTTTTGTTagcctttctccctttcttcagcTCCCTGAAGTACTCTCCAGAGCTAGATAAAAATTGGTCATGGAAATTAAGGTTGCCAATTTATTGTGTTCCCTTCTAGATAGGTGCACAATCAAGTGTGTTGGTATTTTGTCGTGTAAGTAGATTAGTTTGAGCCAGGTTAtctgactaggaaaaaaaaaaattgttttggcaGTTGGTGTTTTTACCAGAACTGTTCCGAATCTTAtgggtgttgtttgttttcctttggctaggtGTCATGGGTGCAGTGGTGGCCCCTCTAGCCTTCTTGGGTGGTCCTTTGCTGATCAGAGCTGCCTGGTATACTGCTGGAATCGTCGGAGGGCTCTCAACTGTGGCCATGTGCGCTCCAAGTGAAAAATTTCTGAACATGGGAGGACCACTTGGAATAGGCTTAGGCTTCGTTCTTGCCTCTTCAATcggtaaaatactgttttcatacTGTCAGATAAAGTATGTTATAAACTTAAGTTGCTAAGATGCAACTCGCGTTTAATTGCAGACTGGTCTGTCCAGTTCGTATTTGCCTTAAATGGGTCTTGCAACACTAGAACAGcagaaaatactcttttgttcttgaaaacaaatacaaagttaCAGTTCTGGCAAGCATTAATCCAACAAATTGATGATAACGATGGCTTGTATTTTTAGTTATTGCCAGTGACTAGGGAAGACAGTAAAAATCATCTTAGTTCTTGATCCGCTTGTTCTTCTCCCTTATGTGTTATTGTTGTAGTTGTCCTAGGGACAGAAGTACTTTCACATGGAGAAAAGTACATGATTCCCTAGGGTGTTCAAAATTACTGGATCAGGTTGTACATGTTACATCTTCAGCTCATATATGAAAACCCTTGCTATCAAAAATGCACCACAAATTAAGTATGGAATACTCATTGAAAATGTGTGCTACAATAGCTGAAGCTTGACCCAACTCAGAATAGCAGATACGCATAGTAGCTTTCTTTAACGCTATTACACCTTCCTTTCCAGGATCCATGTTTTTGCCTCCTACTTCTGCTTTTGGTGCTGGCTTGTATTCGGTAGCTGTTTATGGAGGATTGGTACTCTTTGGCATGTTCCTGCTCTACGATACGCAGCATGTTATCAAGCGTGCAGAAACTATTCCATATTACGGAGTAACAAAATATGATCCAATCAATGCGTAAGTATTCTGTATTAATACAGCTGATGTCAATGTCAGTGTAAGAATTTGCTTCAAGCTGTATTGAAGTATGCTTTCAAAACAGCCAGATCTTTTGTTTACTGTTCAAAAATGTATTGCTCTTAAATGTGAAGAATCACAGGGTTTAAAGATACAATGCAAAAATAACTAGTGGAGTTAAAACTAAAACCATCTGCCTGAAACGAGGGAAGCAGGATTGAATGTGTGGTGCCACATGCTTCCAGCAGTACTtcctaaaaagtatttttttctaaagcattgcCAGGAGAATTTATAGCTGCTTTCTGAAAATACCTGTCAATATTAGCTGAGacaaaaaaagttaactttttcaTAGCCATGTAACATTCACTAGTCTTTGTCACTAAGTAAAAAAGCTTCAACAGTGTGATAGATAGGGAAAGAAGGATTAATGGACTTATAGTAAAGACGAACTCTGGCTAACATGTAACTTGTAGATTTTGTCTGTCTGATCTTAGGTGAATTGTTTACCTCTTTGATTCTGGTTTCTTATACTTAAAATAGAGTAATACATTCTTCAGAATTCTTGCAGATAAACGTAAAGCATAAAAGCAGAGGGTTACTGTATGAGAACAGTATACTGTCTGTTAAGACTTTGGGGTTTGTTACAGATGCTTCATGAAGGctttaaaaattaagtataaTGGTGTGAAACATCAAATGATACTATTTCTGTTCAACATATTAACTTTGATTTCCTGTTTCATAGGTGCATGGGTATCTACACAGATACACTGAACATCTTCATTCGGGTGGCCACCATGCTTGCGAGTGGTGGAGGTGGCAGGAGAAAGTAAACCGAGACTCCTCTTTGCAGCTGTCTGACAGCCTACCTAGTGCACATACTAAATAAAAAGTCATGGTTACAAGCAGTTTTGCTGCAAGTCAGAAGCGTAGAGCATTTCAGCATATTGTTTCAGTGCAATGTGATTCAGACTTAATAGTTTTTCTTCAAACACTTTCCAGCTCTGTGTTTAAAATAGTGTGAACTGCTTCTAATTGTACATTATTTTGggaaagtaaattatttttaatatgtaagtATAATAGTCTGTCTGCTTTATAATGGGTTTGACAGCAGTtcaactcttactttttttttttgttactgcatAATAAAGGAAGTAGTTTCTAAACTGGTATCCCATATGCAGATAGGGATACAAGCTGCTCCATGAAATGCTGTTGAGATGCA
This region includes:
- the GHITM gene encoding growth hormone-inducible transmembrane protein, whose amino-acid sequence is MLAARLVCLRALPCQTIRPTIAQASPALRNSNIKGYRLWQPNQCYATRVRTGVRRGKIGQEIKEAAFEPSAETALKADRLGKFVVAGGAAVGLGALCYYGMGMSSEIGAIEKAAIWPQYVKDRIHTTYMYFAGSIGLTALSAVAVSRTPALMSLMTRGSWLAIGATFAAMIGAGMLVRSISYEDSPAAKHLAWMMHSGVMGAVVAPLAFLGGPLLIRAAWYTAGIVGGLSTVAMCAPSEKFLNMGGPLGIGLGFVLASSIGSMFLPPTSAFGAGLYSVAVYGGLVLFGMFLLYDTQHVIKRAETIPYYGVTKYDPINACMGIYTDTLNIFIRVATMLASGGGGRRK